The genomic window GGACGATATGTTCAACAACTAGCCACGTCCTAAGTTGAAACTTGACAGTACCAAAATTTCTATGCAAATATCTGAATTTGTGCAGCACAAATCTAGtcattgtgaagattttaatTGAACTCTCCTCATTGGTACATTAGTCGAACATTAATTTGACAAGGCTCTTATTAGAGTGCAAAAATATATGCCATATTGGGCTATTTGCTTGCCATGTTCTCCAATGGATAGCAACTCTGCCTATTGTAAAATTCGAGTTAGTTGATCTCTTAGTAATTttattgaataaaaaaaaaagatactacCTTCGTTGTTACAGAAAAAATTGGCACTTTCACATTTTCACCTTTGCTTTTTTATTTAGGCTAGGCTATAATGTTGCCTTTTTGTTTAGGCCAGACTAAATTGAAAAGTGAAAGTGTGTTGCTTTTCGTTACACAATTTTCCTGTAACGAAGAGTAAAAAGTTAAGGCAAATAATTTATGCCTTAACTACCAAGTGAACAACAATAAATGGTTTGCAGTTGATCTCATCATCTTAGGTCCTCAGTTCTCACTGACACCAATAATGGAGGGTGAATGTGTATCCAACAATAGAGGCATATTGGTTTGACATATGCCTTTTTCTCCGGAGGAAATTAAGAATGCTGTCTTTCAAATGGGGAAAAAATCTCCTGGACCTGATGGCTTCTTCACATgtttttcttatcaaaaatacttAGATATTGTAGGATATGTTGTCATTGATATGACACAAATCTGTTAAAGAACTGGGCATATTGCTAAAGTCTTTAACCATACTAATATTGCTCTTATCCCCATAGTTCTTCTTGCTGAACTTGTCTCCCAGTACAGACCAATAGGGATTTACAAATTTTTTTCTAAACCCTGGCTAATAGACTTAAACCCTTTATGAACAATATAATATCCCAAAATCAAAGTGCCATTAttcctaagaggagtatttctgataatattcttcTAGCCAATGAGGCCAtatatgctgtcaatcacaatgaCAAAGTTGAAGGCATAACTGCTatcaaacttgatatgtctaaagcTTATGACAAACTTTAATGTGATTTTCCAgaaaaggtattaacaaaaatgGGTCTCTCTAACCACTGGGTTAAACTCATAAACCATTGTGTTTCTACTGTCTCATACTCTGTCCTTCTCAATGGTATCCCTACTGGGTTTTTCCAACCTGAAAGAGAGCTTAGACAGGGAGATTCTCTCTCTCCTTATCTTTACATCATTTGCTCTGAAGCTTTATCTACTTACATTGATAGTCTTCAAAAGAAAGGCATTTTAGAGGGTATCAAAGTTTGTAAAGATGCTCCTGAAATGATACATCTTCTGTTTGCTGATGATTCCCTCCTTTTTCAAAAGCTACTTCTCAATATTTTCAAGTTATAAAAAACTATCTTCAAAAGTACTGCCTGGCCTTTGggcaagaaataaattttgaaaaatctggtatTTTATTTAGTAGGAAGATTCCTGAGCATAGAAAAGCTCTCTTGGCCAATATTTTAGAAATCTAGAGCAgggatttaggagaaaaataCCTTGTCGCTCCTATTGTGTTCCAAGCTTTTAAAATCCATACacatatgggtattctccaagctaTTGATGCCAGAATCTCTGTATGGATTCATAAGCTCTTGTCCCAAGCTGCTAGAACCActctaattaaaaatattgaacaAGCTATTCCTCTATTTCAAATGGGAGCCTTCCTTATTCCAaagcatctttgtaaacaaatggaCTCTCACCTATGCAAATTCTGGTGGGGTGAAACTTTAGACCCAAAAGATAGGAAGTTGCACCTGCTTGGTTAGGATATTTTATGCTCCCCCAAAGCTGAAGGTGGTTTGAGCTTTAGAAAGGATGAATTAAATAATCTGGCTATGCTAGGTAGGAATGCCTGGAGAATCCTGGAAAATCCTAATTGCTTACTGGCCACTGTTCTTAAGGTTAGATACTTTCCTAGAACTGACTTCTTGAATGCCAAGTGCACTGGTAAgtgctcttggacttggaagtaTCTACACGCCATAAAATAACTAATCAATCCTTTCATTTCTTGGATAGTTGGGGATGGTCAATTCATTGACCCATGGTGTGACAAATGGATACCCTCCTTGGATTCTGCCACACCCAACCCTCTAGTCCCCCTGATCCTAGTATCAAAGTTTCTTATTTTATTGATTCCCAAACCGGAAGTTGGGATGAGTTTAGACTTAACACCCACTTTGACAATACTTTTGTTCAGAAGATTATcaccattcccttaagccagctttgcactcctgataggagggcttgagatctttcaaagaatggaaAATTTTCTTCCAAATCTGCCTACATGGGGCTCAGAGGTCTTAGGCCCTCCCCTTGTAAAAATCTTTGGATGCGTATCTGGAAAATCAGAGTTCCTTACAAATTTCAAGTTTTTATTTGGAGAGTAGCTAGAAATGATTTGCCCTCCAGAACTATCATTCACACTAGAATGCCCATGCACAGTGTGGATTGTCCTAGGTGTACTGATCCTCATGAAACTATTATGCATGCTTAGGTCCTATGTCCCTTTGCTAGTAGAATCTGGTTtatctctgatttcaacattagCACCCATTTTTTTCAAAACAAGTCTTTCATTAATTGACTTCTTTTTTGGTTAACTGATCTTCAGTCTAAACTCTCTGATGAAGCTCAAAGTATTTTTGTTGCTATCTTATGGTCTCTTTGGACTAGTAGaaacaatttcatcttccaaaatattTCTGAAAATCATACTTATGTCCTAGCTAGATCCAGAGCTATGCTTCTCACTAGGAAAACTAGCTTGACTGTTTTTACTACTACTTCTGTCGGTATTTGTGATAATGGATGCCCCCTCTTTTGGTTGGATTAAATGTAATACTGATGGTGTCTTTGATGATACTTCTGGAGCAAATGGTGCAGGGTATGTGATGCGAGATTTCTCAAGAAAAGCAACCTTTTGTGCGTCCTTAGTCTTTGAAGTACACTCTGCTGAAGAAGCCGAAGCAAGAGCCATCTGGGCAGTACTTAAGAAAGCCTTGGAGCAACAGTTAACTCACATCATCATTGAAAGTGATGCAAAATTCCGCATCGACCAATTTTCAGCTGggaattttgaagggaattcgTGTACAGATGCaatctttaaggatattcaacttTTCTCTTCTAAGTTAGTTGCGTGCATTTTTAGTTTCCAACCTCGTTATTGTAACTCTGTAGCTCATGAACTTGCAATGTGGGCTAAGAAAAACAATTCTACTATATACTGGTTTGCCCCTCTTGTTTGGCTCCTACCAACAGTTGAGGAGGATCATTAGGTTTTTTGAAGGCCTTtgcttataaaataaaataaaataaaaattattgttCTTCTGAGTTGTGAGTCATGCATCATCGATTCAAATTCCCCCGTAAAGGTGGGTGTTGTTGTTCTATGGTTACAGTTTGATGGCCGGGTGGAGATTCTGGATTTAAGATTCTGGTTACGAGATGATTCACGTTACAAGATTCAATTTGGAAATTATTTAGCTTTAGACTCTGTTTATTTTGGATTCTATGTGTAACATCGGGATTCcctatttatttaaaaaaacaaaaaacaaaaaaactacgGGCTTGCAATGCGCACAAACAACACGAAATGCAGATTTTCAAGTAAGCTGCCACATTTCAAAGATATGGGATATGAATCTAAGGGCGCAGAGGCGAATCGTACATTTATACAACTTGGTCTGAGGGTCGGTTTAGCATTAGAAAATATCCCACTGCAAGGCTCCAAAGAGTCTCTTTTTCGAATCAAGTTGGCTCagagaaagacaaaaaaaaatatcaaagtcATTATCAAATATCAAAGTCACTGTACACAATTATGACCATTCAGACTGAATTATCTGAATAATCAAAATCCCAAATCCATTGGCAAAACAACTTATCTTTGAAAATTCATAACATCTAACGGTTTGAATCAACTAACTAGACTCATTCACACAAAAACGTTTTGAATAAATAGTGCATTTTTTGGAGATTTTTTTTCAAGTATGCAAACCATTTCCTTTATATAACCTAAAAATAATTTAACAGCTCATCTCATCTCATCCAATTTGCCTCTACTTCTCCTCTGTAAGTATCATTCTGTTCTTTATAATCCAAAGAAGAACAGAATTTACTTCTGCCGGGAAATCTTATCCAGCTTGGTTGTAAGGGGAATCTCGCCGGATATGATCGGCAGATAGTCGGAATCCGGTAGATTTCTTGAGTGAGCATTTGCAGACACTTCTCTCTCAAGTCTCATCTTTATTTTTCTTGCATCATCTCTTCTTTTCATTGTGAGATATGGGAGCTGCAACTTGTTTGCAATTGTTACACACACTAGTACCTCAAATTCACtgttattcatcttcttctaagaGAGGAATCAGTCACAATGACCGTGTTCTTGTTCATCGTTTCGATCGGTCTTCTCTATTCGGATCAAATTCCACAAACTTACTTCAGTTTCAATCTTCCAAACCTAAAGGTCGAAACTTAAACATATTCAAGAGTGCTTGTAGTGCAAACTTCAACCAATTCtctagtgaagaagaagatttttccgATGAAGAATTTTCTAAGCAAATTCTTGAATTAGCGAAAAAGTTTCAGCTTTCCGGAGGCGATGATGATTCATCAGAAACTAATAATAACAACATTAATCAATCTGTAGAGGATTCAGCAACTGAAATCATTTCTGATTCAAGATTTAAAAAATTCGAATTCAGTAACGAGTTCAGTTTTTTAAATGAAAAAATTAACAGTAGAATTCCGTTTCCTGAGCAACCAGAATGGGCAGGAAACTTAGATATAATTCCAGCCGTGATCGAAAGAAAAGCAAACAGCGTCGATCTACCAATATCTCTTCGGATTATAAAGCGAAAGAATCAATGGGAAGAAGGGTTTAAAGAAGCAGGGGAAGTAGCTTCATGTTCAGTAAAGAAAGCATTTTCATCAATGGTGTTTATAATCAGAGAAATCCAAAGCTATACGTTACAAATGAGAGAGGTCTTGTTCTACGAAAATGTTCAAGGAATTCTTTCTAGAGTTCAGAAAGAAATGAACGCGTCTTTTGTCTGGTTATTTCAACAAGTTTTCTCTCATACTCCAACTCTAATGGTTTCAGTTATGATCCTCCTTGCAAATTTTACAGTTTATTCGATGTCGAATAATACTGCAATTGCTTCTCCAATGATTCCCCAAGTCATGACAACCGAGAGTGTTCAAGTAACAGAAAATTATCAGACGACTCATCGAAAACCAACGTTTGATTCTTCATCAATCAAGACATTCTCTGTCTCACCAATTGGAGGAAATAACAATGGCAACGGAAATGGCAATGGGAAGATTAAGTTAATTGCAAGTGGAGCTGAAGGTGGAGATGGATCTCTATCTTCTACATCCAATTTACGTCGTTCGATTCTTCCAGATGAAATCTCTCAAGAAGTTTCGTCAGTTGGAAACACTAAAGAGATAGTAATgcgagaagaagaagtaaaactaTGGAATTCAATGGTTGAAGAAGCTTCAAAAACAAGGGATGAAAGTTTAGATGAAGAAACAATGAAACGATTCGTATCACCTGTAAAAGTTGAAGTCGAACAAGAAGATTTCACAGAATATTTCAAGACTGAACTTCTTTACCAACTCGCTTTATCGAAAGAACCTCAGAACCCTCTTCTTCTCTCTAACTACGCCCAGTTTCTCTATCTCGTTGTTCATGACCATGACAGGTAATCTGATTCTTCCCCGCCATGTTTTTTCCCCTCTGTTCCTTGGTTTTGTTAGTACACTCACTGAGTTAGCCCCGAGTCAGATTTTGCCATTCTTGAACTTGGATAAGGTTACAAAAATGCAGCATCAATCGATGCACGGGTACAGTGTCATTTTTTTTACCGAGTCATTTCTAACAGgttttttttctttactttgATTTTTGACAGAGCGGAAGATTACTTCAATCGTGCAATTAGTGTTGAATCAGTGGTACCAGATGCAGAAATTCTAAGTCGTTATGCGAATTTCTTATGGCTAGCAAAGAAAGATATAGGTGCAGCGGAAACAACATACTTGGAAGCAATAGCGGCAGAACCAAGCAACCCATTTTATGCATCAAATTATGCTCATTTTCTATGGAGTACCGGTGCTGATGATACTTGTTACCCATTAGACTCTCCTTCCAATTCAACTTCTTTCGGTGCCACCAATGATGCTTAGATATTAAGAGTAGTATATACCATGATGTAGGTTTAGCTCATAACTCCCTTCTAAAACTAGTCACTGCTCTGTTAtctacatcttttttttttctcaaaattaCTTGTAATTGATTCAAATTTCATAGCATCAATCAATATAGGATATGAAATGAGATAAGAAAGAGATGAATTATCTAACAACCAGACCGAACTTAGGTTGTTCAGTTTTCTGTCTTGGTCAAATTAGTTTTTCAAAATTCGTCAGTGAAATAAATATTAGGGAGAAAAACTCAAGGCTGCTAATGGGGTGCCAATTTGCTTGGGATGTACCACCACAGAGGCGACAATTGTTTTGTCTTATATGTAAATCGGTATACCCAAAAAAATTCAGTACCCCTATTAACAATCTTGGAAAAACTAGTAAGAAAAATAGTAGGGAGAAAAACTAGGAAGAAATCTAAAATCATTTTATTTTGACTTTACACCAACTATATAAAACGGGAAAAGTCTATTTCTGGACAACCATGTCAAGATAGCCGTTGAGGATAGAGTTAAGGATGCATGAATACGCCCACTATCATACCGATCATCATTAGTGGGCTTGTTATAGCTGGATGGAACAGAATTTGTGTAGTGGTAACTGacatagattttatttttttattttttttatatttttttttataaacaaaggccttcaaaaaggctaatagTCCTCCTCAATTGTTGGTGCGAGCCAAGCAGGATGCACATACCAGTACATAGAGGATTTCTTACGTTTTGTCC from Papaver somniferum cultivar HN1 unplaced genomic scaffold, ASM357369v1 unplaced-scaffold_19, whole genome shotgun sequence includes these protein-coding regions:
- the LOC113338456 gene encoding uncharacterized protein LOC113338456 — encoded protein: MDAPSFGWIKCNTDGVFDDTSGANGAGYVMRDFSRKATFCASLVFEVHSAEEAEARAIWAVLKKALEQQLTHIIIESDAKFRIDQFSAGNFEGNSCTDAIFKDIQLFSSKLVACIFSFQPRYCNSVAHELAMWAKKNNSTIYWFAPLVWLLPTVEEDH
- the LOC113338838 gene encoding uncharacterized protein LOC113338838, translated to MGAATCLQLLHTLVPQIHCYSSSSKRGISHNDRVLVHRFDRSSLFGSNSTNLLQFQSSKPKGRNLNIFKSACSANFNQFSSEEEDFSDEEFSKQILELAKKFQLSGGDDDSSETNNNNINQSVEDSATEIISDSRFKKFEFSNEFSFLNEKINSRIPFPEQPEWAGNLDIIPAVIERKANSVDLPISLRIIKRKNQWEEGFKEAGEVASCSVKKAFSSMVFIIREIQSYTLQMREVLFYENVQGILSRVQKEMNASFVWLFQQVFSHTPTLMVSVMILLANFTVYSMSNNTAIASPMIPQVMTTESVQVTENYQTTHRKPTFDSSSIKTFSVSPIGGNNNGNGNGNGKIKLIASGAEGGDGSLSSTSNLRRSILPDEISQEVSSVGNTKEIVMREEEVKLWNSMVEEASKTRDESLDEETMKRFVSPVKVEVEQEDFTEYFKTELLYQLALSKEPQNPLLLSNYAQFLYLVVHDHDRAEDYFNRAISVESVVPDAEILSRYANFLWLAKKDIGAAETTYLEAIAAEPSNPFYASNYAHFLWSTGADDTCYPLDSPSNSTSFGATNDA